The following proteins are encoded in a genomic region of Glycine soja cultivar W05 chromosome 17, ASM419377v2, whole genome shotgun sequence:
- the LOC114392562 gene encoding ATP-citrate synthase beta chain protein 2-like encodes MATGQLFSRTTQALFYNYKQLPVQRMLDFDFLCGRETPSVAGIINPGSEGFQKLFFGQVEIAIPVHAGIEAACAAHPTADVFINFASFRSASASSMAALKQTTIRVVAIIAEGVPESDTKQLIAYARANSKVVIGPATVGGIQAGAFKIGDTAGTIDNIIHCKLYRPGSVGFVSKSGGMSNELYNTIARVTDGIYEGIAIGGDVFPGSTLSDHVLRFNNIPQVKMMVVLGELGGRDEYSLVEALKQGKVTKPVVAWVSGTCARLFKSEVQFGHAGAKSGGEMESAQAKNQALKEAGAVVPTSFEAFEDAIKETFDKLVQEGNITPFKEFTAPPIPEDLNTAIRSGKVRAPTHIISTISDDRGEEPCYAGVPMSTIIENGYGVGDVISLLWFKRSLPRYCTQFIEICIMLCADHGPCVSGAHNSIVTARAGKDLVSCLVSGLLTIGPRFGGAIDDAARYFKDAYDRSLTPYEFVESMKKKGIRVPGIGHRIKNRDNKDKRVELLQKFARTHFPSVKYMEYAVEVENYTLTKANNLVLNVDGAIGSLFLDLLAGSGMFTKQEVDEIVEIGYLNGLFVLARSIGLIGHTFDQKRLKQPLYRHPWEDVLYTK; translated from the exons ATGGCCACTGGACAACTCTTCTCCCGTACTACACAAGCTTTGTTTTACAACTACAAGCAACTTCCTGTCCAGCGGATGCTTGACTTTGACTTTCTTTGTG GTAGAGAAACACCGTCAGTTGCTGGAATAATTAATCCTGGTTCTGAGGGATTTCAAAAGCTCTTTTTTGGTCAGGTGGAAATTGCCATTCCAGTTCATGCTGG TATTGAAGCAGCTTGTGCAGCACACCCCACTGCTGATGTGTTCATCAATTTTGCGTCATTTAGAAG TGCGTCTGCATCATCCATGGCTGCTTTGAAGCAGACAACAATTAGAGTTGTTGCTATTATTGCTGAAGGTGTACCGGAGTCAGACACTAAGCAACTTATAGCGTATGCTCGAGCAAACAGTAAG GTTGTTATTGGGCCAGCCACTGTTGGAGGAATTCAAGCTGGTGCTTTTAAGATAGGTGACACAGCTGGGACAATTGATAACATAATTCATTGCAAGCTCTACAGGCCTGGATCTGTTGGATTTGTTTCTAAATCT GGTGGGATGTCCAATGAATTATACAACACTATTGCCCGTGTAACTGATGGAATTTATGAAG GCATTGCCATTGGTGGAGATGTTTTCCCAGGTTCCACACTTTCTGACCATGTTTTGCGGTTTAACAACATACCACAG GTGAAAATGATGGTAGTACTTGGGGAACTTGGTGGGCGTGATGAGTATTCTCTAGTGGAAGCCCTAAAACAAGGGAAAGTGACTAAACCAGTTGTTGCTTGGGTTAGCGGAACCTGTGCACGACTCTTCAAATCTGAAGTACAATTTGGTCATGCT GGAGCTAAAAGTGGTGGTGAGATGGAGTCTGCTCAAGCAAAGAATCAGGCACTAAAAGAAGCTGGAGCTGTTGTTCCCACTTCATTTGAAGCTTTTGAAGACGCAATAAAGGAAACATTTGACAAATTG gtTCAAGAAGGGAACATCACACCTTTTAAAGAGTTTACTGCACCGCCAATCCCTGAGGACCTTAACACAGCAATTAGGAGTGGAAAAGTACGTGCTCCAACTCACATTATTTCCACCATCTCTGATGACAGAG GTGAGGAGCCATGCTATGCTGGTGTACCAATGTCTACCATTATTGAAAATGGTTATGGTGTGGGTGATGTAATCTCTCTTTTGTGGTTCAAACGCAGCCTTCCCCGTTACTGTACTCAATTTATTGAG ATATGTATCATGCTATGTGCTGACCATGGTCCTTGTGTCTCTGGTGCTCACAATTCTATAGTAACAGCAAGGGCTGGGAAGGACCTTGTCTCCTGTCTTGTTTCAG GTTTGCTTACAATTGGTCCTCGATTTGGGGGTGCCATTGATGATGCTGCTCGCTATTTCAAGGATGCCTATGACAGG AGTCTTACACCTTATGAATTTGTTGAAAGTATGAAGAAGAAGGGCATCCGTGTTCCAGGAATAGGGCACAG AATCAAGAATAGGGATAACAAAGATAAGAGAGTCGAGCTGCTACAGAAATTTGCACGCACGCATTTTCCTTCTGTGAAATACATGGAGTATGCTGTTGAAGTTGAAAACTACACCCTCACCAAGGCAAATAACCTAGTTCTAAACGTAGATGGTGCAATCGGGTCACTTTTCTTGGATCTTCTTGCTGGTAGCGGAATGTTCACCAAACAAGAGGTTGATGAAATTGTGGAGATTGGCTATCTGAATGGGCTTTTTGTTTTGGCACGCTCCATTGGTCTGATTGG gCATACCTTTGACCAGAAGAGGTTGAAACAACCACTCTACCGCCACCCATGGGAGGATGTTCTTTACACAAAGTGA
- the LOC114393224 gene encoding dirigent protein 21-like, protein MGTPLNLTSNIFFFIFTLTIFFVAYTFPRLQPKQTNLVFYVHDHFTGELSTAATVAGKCGPASNILHFGTVAVVDDPVTVGPSDDSKLIGRAQGIYVNSQLDGKGLYMVFSVIFTNGKFKGSSLEIQGSDIFTMKEREFGVVSGTGYFRFVKGYGIMETVFMDIASLMATLKLNVTVKHY, encoded by the coding sequence ATGGGCACTCCGTTGAACCTCACATCCaacatcttcttcttcatcttcaccTTGACCATTTTCTTTGTTGCCTACACCTTCCCCAGGCTCCAACCAAAGCAAACAAACCTCGTATTCTACGTCCACGACCACTTCACCGGCGAGCTCTCCACCGCCGCCACGGTGGCCGGAAAGTGTGGACCCGCCTCCAACATCCTGCACTTTGGCACCGTGGCAGTCGTAGACGACCCAGTAACAGTGGGACCCAGCGACGACTCAAAGCTCATTGGTAGGGCCCAGGGCATATACGTAAATTCGCAGCTTGATGGCAAAGGCTTGTACATGGTTTTCTCCGTGATCTTCACCAATGGGAAATTCAAAGGAAGCAGCTTGGAGATTCAAGGATCAGATATCTTCACGATGAAGGAACGGGAATTTGGGGTTGTGTCTGGAACGGGGTATTTCAGGTTTGTGAAGGGGTATGGGATTATGGAAACGGTGTTTATGGATATTGCTAGTCTCATGGCTACACTTAAACTCAATGTAACAGTCAAGCATTATTAG